DNA sequence from the Tissierella sp. MB52-C2 genome:
TTCTTGAGTCTGCTAAATAGCTTACTCCTCCATCTATATATGCTTTAGCAAGCCTAGGTTCTCCACAAAATACCTTTGTTACTCCTGCTATTTTTATATCTTGCTTATTACATAATTCTACTAAAGTTTGTACATTGTTTCTTATGATCGATAAATCAATAGTCACTCTCGGATATTTCATAAACTATTCCCCTTTTAGACTATTTTCTAATAGCTTCAATGCTACTTCTGGATATTTCTTAGCCATTACTCCTAGGGAAGCCATTATATAATGATTATCTATTAAAATTTCAGCTTCAGAGTTTGGAAGTAGATCATTTCCCTTATTAGAAAAGGCAATTTCTTTTAGTATCTCTTTTCTATTTGGTAATCTAGTTAAAGCTCCACCTGTACCTATTATATATTTTACCTTCGTTAAATCCTTGCCTTCTGCTATGGTTTTCTTTCCTGATGGTCCATATAAATGTTTCAATTTTCCTCCATGGCGTTTTATCGACATGATTGTAGCATGAAGAGTTAGTTTTTCAACAAATTCCTTCTCTAAATCTGTAGTTGGAATTGGTTTGTGATTCTCAATTAAATCTTCCATTTCTTCCATTGTAATATTAAGTTCTTTAACTAATTCTTCCCTACCTACTATTTCAACTATATTTCTCATATTTACATAGACACCAAGATCACCTTCTACAGTCCTTTTAGCCTTTGGTTCTGGATTAATTAATATTCTTGATATTTCATCACTATCTTCTGTAACAGAGTGAATATCAGTTGTTGCTCCGCCTACATCTATTGTGATTAAGTCTCCAATATTTTCATAAAGTAATTCTGATGCCCTCATTACTGCTCCTGGAGTTGGCATTATAGGTCCTGTAACCATATTTCTCACTTTTTCCATACCTGGTGCATGAATTATATGACTTTCAAATACGTCTTGAATTACTCTCCTTGTAGGTTCTACATTTAATTCATCTATTTTAGGATAAACATTTTCTACTATATATAATTCTGTTTCCTTATGCTGAAATAAATCCTTTATATCTTCGCGATTTTCTATATTTCCTGCATATATAACTGGAATATTTAAATTCATTTCCGATATAAGTTCTGCATTATAAAGAGCAGTATCTCTTTCACCATAATCTACTCCACCTGCTATTAAGATTATATTAGGGTTTATTTCTTCAATTTTTCTTAGATCTGACTTTCTAAGTTTTCCAGCAGTTATATACTTTATATTAGCCCCTGCACCTAAGGCCGCTTCTTTGGCAGCCTTTACTGTCATATCATAAACAAGACCATGGACTGTCATTCTAAGTCCTCCTGCCGCAGAGCTAGTGGCTATAAGTTCTTTATATTCTATATTATCTTCTCCTAAGTTTATGGCTAAATCTCCTATTGCGTTTCTTAGACCAATATTTACATCTCCTTCTAATACAGTTGTAGCAGATTGACCCTGCCCTATAAATATTGGACAGGTATCTAAGTTGTGAAATCCGTTGACTACTGTAGTAGTACTACCTATTTCTGCAACTAATAAATCAATCTTCATGACTCATTGCCCTTCTCTTTTCTACTAAGAATGTAGCTACGTGCTGTCCCTTGGTTCCTCTGCCAAAGCCTTGATCCATACCTGATTCAATGGCCAGTTCGTTAGATACTTGAGTTCCTCCTGCTGCAAGGATTATTTTATCTCTTATACCTTTCTCGATACAAAGATCATGTAGTTTCTTCATGTTTTTATAGTGAATATCATCATGAGAAATAATTGTTGAAGCAAGAATAGCATCTGCATTTAACTCTATAGCTGCATCAATTAATTTTTCTATAGATACTGATGTACCCAGTATATGGCTTTCAATACCATATTTTTCTATTCCACCATGTTTAATATCTATGATTTCACGAAGTCCAACAGAATGTTCATCTTCTCCTACAGTTGCAGCCACAATCTTCATAGGTCTCTTCTCTATATCTTCTCTAATTTCATCATCTGTCATTATCTTTGGCTTAGGTGGTATAACTAAATCATTTATATCTATGGCATGAACAAATCTGCCTTTTAATTCTATACGAGTACCTTCAGCTTCCTGCATTATTTCCTTATGGATTACTTCTACATCTTCTAAGCCCATTTTCTTTCCTATTTCTATTGCAGCAAATTCTGCTGTTCTTTCATCTATAGGCAGGAACAATGTTGTATGGACTATACCATCTCCCAGCCATTCCATTTCAGGCTTTATTTTAGATGTTTTCCTTAAATCTTTTACTTCTTCAAGTCTTAAATTCACATTATCGTTTTCATCTAATTCATCTATGAATATAATCTTAGATGGATCTTCAAAAGTTCCTCCACCTATTAATTGTGCTGGATTATCTGTAAACTCTTCGCCATATTGACTAATATTGTTATAGCCAAAATGTGCTGTAACTGGTGCCATATAGTCTTCGTCTCTTTCATATACTGTTCCATCTCCAACACCTTTATCAGCCTTTCTAACTATTCCATCACCATTTCTTTCTGGATAATAGCCTGAATCCACGAAGAAACCTTCTTCTACAGCATTAAAGTATCCACCAACCTCAAGAATTTCTTCCATGAATAATATGGCTCTTTCCTTTAGTTCTCTTACTGTATCTGCTAGTTCTCCTTCATTTCTCTTTATTTCAATCATGGATTCAAGACCATCCATTCCTGTGAAGGCCTGTTTTGCAGTATCTACAGCCTCTATATTATATATATGCCAAGGCACATTTCTTCCCTCATCAGGAGTAATTGTTGATTGAATATCTGCACTAGTTAATTGAGAAATAAGTAAGTTTAGTACATGGGTTACAGTTGCTTCTCTAGTGGAAGATTCCATATACTTCGTATTCATTTGAGCTCTCATTTTATACTCTTTAAATAATTCTCTTAAAGCAACAGCATAAGGTAGATCTAGTCTCATACAAGGTGCTGGTGGCGCCGTTGGTGGTACTGTTGAAAGACATATATTTTCCTTTTTCATACCAACCT
Encoded proteins:
- a CDS encoding GlmL-related ornithine degradation protein, coding for MKIDLLVAEIGSTTTVVNGFHNLDTCPIFIGQGQSATTVLEGDVNIGLRNAIGDLAINLGEDNIEYKELIATSSAAGGLRMTVHGLVYDMTVKAAKEAALGAGANIKYITAGKLRKSDLRKIEEINPNIILIAGGVDYGERDTALYNAELISEMNLNIPVIYAGNIENREDIKDLFQHKETELYIVENVYPKIDELNVEPTRRVIQDVFESHIIHAPGMEKVRNMVTGPIMPTPGAVMRASELLYENIGDLITIDVGGATTDIHSVTEDSDEISRILINPEPKAKRTVEGDLGVYVNMRNIVEIVGREELVKELNITMEEMEDLIENHKPIPTTDLEKEFVEKLTLHATIMSIKRHGGKLKHLYGPSGKKTIAEGKDLTKVKYIIGTGGALTRLPNRKEILKEIAFSNKGNDLLPNSEAEILIDNHYIMASLGVMAKKYPEVALKLLENSLKGE
- the oraE gene encoding D-ornithine 4,5-aminomutase subunit OraE → MKLKHNEKLDIDFILKDIDKYTPRRRGWHWREGTEENRQIGKFEYYDMSEPLENSQPLPAAKYFDSIDPQPKAVITTEIASGRFEDDIRRMRMAAWHGADHIMVIRTAGQSHFESLIEGTPQGVGGIPISRKQVRAQRKALDFIEDEVGRPINYHSYVSGVAGPEIAVMFAEEGVNGAHQDPQYNVLYRNINMVRSFVDAAEAKRVMTWADIAQIDGAHNANATAREAWKVMPELMVQHAINSIFSVKVGMKKENICLSTVPPTAPPAPCMRLDLPYAVALRELFKEYKMRAQMNTKYMESSTREATVTHVLNLLISQLTSADIQSTITPDEGRNVPWHIYNIEAVDTAKQAFTGMDGLESMIEIKRNEGELADTVRELKERAILFMEEILEVGGYFNAVEEGFFVDSGYYPERNGDGIVRKADKGVGDGTVYERDEDYMAPVTAHFGYNNISQYGEEFTDNPAQLIGGGTFEDPSKIIFIDELDENDNVNLRLEEVKDLRKTSKIKPEMEWLGDGIVHTTLFLPIDERTAEFAAIEIGKKMGLEDVEVIHKEIMQEAEGTRIELKGRFVHAIDINDLVIPPKPKIMTDDEIREDIEKRPMKIVAATVGEDEHSVGLREIIDIKHGGIEKYGIESHILGTSVSIEKLIDAAIELNADAILASTIISHDDIHYKNMKKLHDLCIEKGIRDKIILAAGGTQVSNELAIESGMDQGFGRGTKGQHVATFLVEKRRAMSHED